CCCTGGCTCTTGCGAAACAGGAGATGGAGCTTTCCGCCCTGGGTCAGGGCTGATCGCGGCAAGTGCCCTGATCGGCGTCTTTATCGGCGGGCTCTTCTTTGGCAACCTGGCCGACCGCTTTGGCCGCAGGCCGGTATTCTCCTGGAATCTGCTGGCTTTCGTTCTGCTCTCGGTCTTGCAGCTTTTCGTGCAGGAGGTCTGGCAGCTGGTGCTCTTGCGCCTTGCGCTTGGTCTGGCGGTCGGGGTGGAATATGCGGTCGGCACCTCGGTTCTTGCCGAATTCTCGCGCCGCAAAGGGCGGGGCGTGTTGCTGGGCAGCTTTGCCGTGGGCTGGCAGGTCGGGTTCACCATCGCCTTTGTCTATGGCAACCTGATCTATTCCGGCGACAACTGGCGGCTCTTGCTGGCAACCAGCGCGATTCCGGCGCTGCTGGTGTTTTTGCTGCGCATAGGCCTGCCGGAAACGCCGATGTGGCTGAAGGCGCGCGGCCGCGACGCCGAGGCGCAGGCTGTGGTCGAACGCCATTTCGGCAAGGGCTTTGCAATCCCTGATGTGGAGCTGAAGCTCAACCAGCCCTCGGCGCGTGAATTGCTGAAAGGGCCGAATGTCCGTCAGCATCTCTATTCCGGCCTGTTCTGGTTCTGCCAGGTGGGCCGTTCTTCGCGATCTTCACTTTTATCGGGCCGGTATTCGACTCGCTCGGGATCGAGGATCAGACCACGGTCGATATCTGGCTGAACCTTGTGCAGATTCTGGGGCGGTTTTCGGCCTTTTCCTGATCGCCTGGCTCAGCCGCCGCCATTTTGTCATTTTCACCTTCGCGGTAATGTTCGTG
The Gemmobacter sp. 24YEA27 DNA segment above includes these coding regions:
- a CDS encoding MFS transporter, which encodes MGGLFFGNLADRFGRRPVFSWNLLAFVLLSVLQLFVQEVWQLVLLRLALGLAVGVEYAVGTSVLAEFSRRKGRGVLLGSFAVGWQVGFTIAFVYGNLIYSGDNWRLLLATSAIPALLVFLLRIGLPETPMWLKARGRDAEAQAVVERHFGKGFAIPDVELKLNQPSARELLKGPNVRQHLYSGLFWFCQVGRSSRSSLLSGRYSTRSGSRIRPRSISG